The following are encoded in a window of Roseimaritima ulvae genomic DNA:
- a CDS encoding DUF3592 domain-containing protein yields the protein MAAPSKYLAKSRALRLLIVVTGFAAATYFAYGSILLVLRGQAVEAVCTSLDVKTTEARDGRRTSVTYHLAYPVEGQGMTEGTIRGGLSFQLAEGDKIEVLYDPRKPSRVRANRFESLWGLSCIFGALGLMCLPGLLRKPAS from the coding sequence ATGGCGGCTCCCAGTAAATATCTAGCCAAGTCCCGTGCATTGCGATTGCTGATCGTCGTGACAGGCTTTGCCGCCGCGACGTATTTTGCCTACGGGTCGATCCTGCTGGTTTTACGTGGCCAAGCGGTCGAAGCGGTTTGTACCAGCCTGGATGTGAAAACCACCGAAGCACGCGACGGTAGACGAACCAGTGTGACCTATCATTTGGCTTACCCGGTCGAGGGGCAGGGGATGACCGAGGGGACGATCCGCGGCGGTTTATCTTTCCAGCTTGCCGAAGGCGACAAGATCGAAGTCCTCTACGATCCACGCAAGCCCAGTCGCGTGCGGGCCAACCGTTTTGAAAGTCTGTGGGGGCTCTCCTGTATTTTTGGAGCGTTGGGATTAATGTGTCTCCCAGGGCTGCTGCGGAAACCCGCTAGTTAA
- a CDS encoding sulfatase family protein — MNLSLRLRATVGLFVWAVGLGGLGSTGDQAAAQELPNVIIIYADDLGYGDLSCYNPDAAYQTPRIDQLAQQGVRFTDAHSPSTICSPSRYGLFSGQQIYRSTGRGGGAFEGPGGPSYLKPGTLTIAQMLKTKGYRTGVFGKWHVGLTWYDENNQRLGNGFKNSLLIDYEKSTPLIDGPNARGFDESFVTPNCPNTDPLYVYIENGMVLEPASMRHKRDTLPNPGGKWRWDNDEGWMSPGYDFMNADLLFYDKTEAFITEHRKQTPDQPFFAVLSTQIAHAPVLPAEQFNGATEAGPRGDFVWELDVLVGRVMDLVQRLDIDDNTLILFNSDNGAETVHVDWMRRDHNHDASGGWRGMKRDGWEGGHRVPFIARWPGRIPPGRVSRQMTNTTDIFATLASIVGYTLADEDATDSFDMLPVLLGTQDESQSIRPHLLTQSFRGEFQLRQGDWKYLDHTGSGGNNYDSPNMRPYALPETAPDASGQLYNLKTDPGETTNLFFSEQAKRVEMQQLLERLKTSGRSAPKNRQPIGINNL, encoded by the coding sequence ATGAATTTATCGTTACGTTTACGCGCCACAGTTGGGTTGTTCGTGTGGGCCGTTGGTTTGGGGGGGCTTGGTTCCACTGGTGATCAGGCGGCGGCTCAGGAGCTGCCCAACGTGATCATCATCTATGCTGATGACCTCGGCTATGGCGACCTGTCTTGTTACAACCCCGATGCGGCCTACCAGACGCCGCGAATCGACCAGCTGGCACAGCAGGGCGTTCGTTTCACCGACGCCCACAGCCCCTCGACGATCTGTTCGCCGTCTCGCTACGGACTGTTTTCCGGTCAGCAGATTTATCGCTCAACCGGCCGCGGCGGCGGCGCTTTCGAAGGTCCCGGCGGACCGAGCTATCTGAAGCCCGGCACGCTGACCATCGCTCAGATGCTGAAAACCAAAGGCTACCGCACCGGCGTATTCGGCAAATGGCACGTGGGGCTCACCTGGTACGACGAGAACAATCAACGGCTGGGCAACGGATTCAAGAATTCGCTGCTGATCGATTACGAAAAGAGCACGCCGCTGATCGACGGGCCCAATGCACGCGGCTTTGACGAATCCTTTGTGACGCCCAATTGTCCCAACACCGATCCGCTGTATGTGTATATCGAAAACGGCATGGTCCTCGAACCGGCCAGTATGCGACACAAGCGGGATACGCTACCCAACCCCGGTGGCAAGTGGCGGTGGGACAACGATGAAGGCTGGATGTCGCCCGGTTATGACTTTATGAACGCCGACCTGTTGTTCTACGACAAGACCGAAGCCTTTATCACCGAGCATCGCAAGCAGACTCCGGACCAGCCCTTCTTTGCCGTGCTGTCCACGCAAATCGCTCACGCCCCCGTGCTGCCGGCCGAGCAATTTAACGGCGCCACCGAGGCTGGACCCCGCGGTGATTTTGTCTGGGAGTTGGACGTGCTGGTCGGGCGGGTGATGGACCTGGTGCAGCGACTCGATATCGACGACAACACGCTGATCCTGTTCAACTCCGATAACGGGGCCGAAACCGTGCACGTGGATTGGATGCGTCGCGATCACAACCACGATGCCTCGGGCGGTTGGCGGGGAATGAAACGCGACGGTTGGGAAGGCGGCCATCGCGTGCCCTTTATCGCGCGCTGGCCCGGTCGCATTCCGCCCGGTCGCGTGTCGCGTCAGATGACCAACACCACCGACATCTTCGCCACGCTGGCATCGATCGTCGGTTACACGTTGGCCGACGAAGACGCCACGGACAGCTTTGACATGCTGCCCGTGTTGCTCGGTACGCAGGACGAATCACAGTCGATCCGACCTCACCTGTTGACGCAGAGTTTTCGCGGCGAGTTTCAGTTGCGCCAGGGCGACTGGAAATACCTCGATCACACCGGTTCGGGCGGCAACAACTACGACAGCCCCAACATGCGGCCCTACGCGTTGCCCGAAACGGCTCCGGACGCCAGCGGCCAACTGTACAACTTAAAGACCGACCCGGGCGAAACCACCAACTTGTTCTTTAGCGAACAAGCCAAACGCGTCGAGATGCAGCAATTGCTCGAACGTCTCAAAACCTCCGGTCGCAGCGCGCCGAAAAATCGCCAGCCGATCGGCATCAACAATCTGTAA
- the nrfH gene encoding cytochrome c nitrite reductase small subunit translates to MDEANGTSDSKPPETQNKPTRRKTRFGKAAILFAVCLGVLAGLGMFTFGYGRGASYLSNNPQSCVNCHAMQDHLDSWQKSSHHHVAVCNDCHLPHDPIGKWVVKADNGFFHSLAFTLGNYKNPIQIKPRNKRVTQGTCVHCHQDFVHSMLPAVAGGDMQSCVHCHSDVGHAGR, encoded by the coding sequence ATGGACGAAGCGAACGGAACTTCGGATTCTAAACCGCCGGAAACCCAAAACAAACCGACACGCCGAAAAACGCGGTTCGGAAAAGCCGCCATCCTGTTTGCCGTGTGCCTGGGCGTGCTGGCTGGGCTGGGGATGTTCACGTTTGGCTATGGACGCGGCGCCAGTTATCTGAGCAACAATCCACAGTCCTGTGTGAATTGTCACGCCATGCAGGATCATTTGGATTCATGGCAGAAAAGCAGCCATCATCACGTGGCCGTCTGCAACGATTGCCACCTGCCGCACGATCCGATTGGCAAGTGGGTCGTGAAAGCGGACAACGGTTTCTTTCATTCGCTGGCGTTCACCTTGGGTAATTACAAAAATCCCATTCAGATCAAACCGCGGAACAAACGGGTTACCCAAGGGACCTGTGTGCATTGCCATCAAGACTTTGTGCATTCCATGTTGCCCGCCGTCGCGGGTGGCGATATGCAGTCCTGTGTGCATTGTCACAGCGACGTCGGCCACGCCGGCCGGTAG
- a CDS encoding mechanosensitive ion channel family protein, translating to MSRLPQSFILTVLLSLGPVLSSMAQDQEPPEIHPVTTSDPEIPLASLRIMVRPLDQQELQVEADAWFSLLKQKAQQIAAARLGVQKTNQVMAAAPPAEAPADDSAADEPAADNLPADEPAEDAAPGDDDAAVDPANVTAAALDEVDQQLEGLAPEAAGDVKDQLLEDVGTLIDERTAISDRLEIVLDSLQRKGGEVETYRQYAIAVAGVDLDASDAQATWATFHNWMVSKEGGQRWAWNLVRFLAILLVAYLLAKILSTVVHWLLEKKVRLTKLAERLIANTIRNVLLAIGFTVALTALEIDITPILAAIGATGLVVGLALQSTLSNFASGLMILINRPFDVDDVVTAGGITGKIHQMNLVSTTFRTFDNQTIHVPNNEIWSNVITNITANQTRRVDLEFGIGYEDDFEQAEQLILETVRAHELVLSDPEPVVITHALADSSVNIVCRPWARTSDWWQVKTELTRAVKKQFDAHGISIPFPQRDVHVHQQTAP from the coding sequence ATGTCCCGTTTGCCGCAGTCTTTTATCTTGACGGTATTGTTGTCGCTTGGCCCGGTTCTGTCCTCAATGGCGCAGGACCAGGAGCCGCCCGAGATCCATCCCGTCACGACGTCGGACCCCGAAATCCCCCTGGCCAGCCTGCGGATCATGGTCCGCCCGCTGGATCAACAAGAGCTGCAAGTGGAAGCGGACGCCTGGTTTTCGCTGCTAAAACAGAAAGCTCAACAGATCGCAGCCGCTCGGCTGGGCGTGCAGAAAACCAACCAAGTCATGGCCGCCGCCCCGCCGGCGGAAGCCCCAGCAGACGACTCGGCAGCCGACGAACCCGCAGCGGATAACTTGCCTGCGGACGAACCCGCCGAGGATGCGGCTCCTGGCGATGACGATGCGGCGGTCGACCCGGCCAACGTTACGGCTGCGGCGCTGGATGAAGTCGACCAACAGCTTGAAGGCTTGGCCCCGGAGGCCGCCGGCGATGTCAAGGACCAACTGCTCGAAGATGTCGGCACCCTGATCGACGAACGCACGGCGATCAGTGACCGCTTGGAGATCGTGCTGGATTCGCTGCAACGCAAAGGCGGCGAGGTGGAGACTTACCGTCAGTACGCGATCGCCGTAGCCGGCGTCGACCTGGACGCCAGTGATGCCCAAGCGACCTGGGCCACGTTTCATAACTGGATGGTCTCCAAAGAAGGCGGGCAACGCTGGGCGTGGAACCTGGTGCGTTTCTTGGCCATCTTATTGGTCGCCTACCTGCTAGCCAAAATCCTTAGCACCGTGGTCCACTGGTTGTTGGAAAAGAAGGTGCGGCTCACCAAACTAGCCGAGCGGTTAATCGCCAACACGATCCGAAACGTGTTGCTGGCAATCGGCTTTACCGTGGCCCTGACGGCTTTGGAAATCGACATCACTCCGATCCTGGCGGCGATCGGAGCAACCGGGCTGGTGGTCGGTCTGGCGTTGCAAAGCACGCTGAGCAATTTTGCCAGCGGGTTGATGATCCTTATCAATCGGCCCTTCGACGTGGATGACGTCGTCACCGCCGGCGGCATCACGGGAAAGATTCACCAAATGAATCTGGTCTCCACAACCTTTCGCACCTTTGATAACCAGACGATCCACGTTCCCAACAACGAGATCTGGAGCAACGTGATTACCAACATCACGGCCAATCAAACCCGCCGCGTGGATTTGGAATTCGGAATCGGCTACGAAGACGACTTCGAACAAGCCGAACAGCTGATCCTGGAAACCGTGCGAGCTCACGAACTGGTCTTATCGGATCCCGAACCGGTGGTGATCACGCACGCCCTGGCCGACTCCTCGGTCAACATCGTCTGCCGGCCCTGGGCCCGCACCAGCGATTGGTGGCAGGTCAAAACCGAACTCACCCGAGCGGTAAAGAAGCAATTCGACGCACACGGCATCTCGATCCCGTTCCCCCAGCGGGACGTGCACGTGCATCAACAGACCGCTCCTTGA
- a CDS encoding ammonia-forming cytochrome c nitrite reductase subunit c552, whose protein sequence is MASDHKRSFGWLALLTVLVAVGTVGVVAVLVIMFERKQEARKPFVRLVEVNEVSTDPKPWGVNFPLQYEAYLRTADTERTEYGGSNALPPSKLEKDPWLKRLYAGYAFSIEYREARGHAYMLGDQEQTKRVTEVQQSGACLHCHASIIPTYRRIGLEKLGQEATPEALAESFHQEAVMAGFKAVSQLNYEDVHAELEKTSDGVVKAEAGDPHLGNAHPVSCIDCHDPVTMSIRVTRPGFLLGIDKLAKSDDPVPHLPSIQQWRDAGSKGTYDPNVHATRQEMRSFVCGQCHVEYYCANKMTLTFPWGNGLKMEDLEQEWDETEFPADEQGQGGGEFYDYVHKETGTKVYKAQHPEFELWSQGIHARAGVSCSDCHMPYEKQGATKVSSHWVRSPMLNINKACQTCHHVSEQELKDRVDIIQGRTRSLMDRAAVAMTDMLDAIIEAKEAGASEEQLAPIRELQRKAMWRLDFISSENSKGFHADQEAARILGESADYSRQAQAACYKLDL, encoded by the coding sequence ATGGCTTCCGATCATAAACGTAGCTTTGGCTGGTTAGCGCTGCTTACGGTCCTGGTAGCGGTGGGCACCGTGGGCGTCGTCGCCGTGTTGGTCATCATGTTCGAACGCAAGCAGGAAGCGCGGAAGCCCTTTGTGCGGTTGGTCGAGGTCAACGAAGTCAGCACCGACCCAAAGCCCTGGGGCGTGAATTTCCCGCTGCAGTACGAAGCCTACCTGCGGACCGCCGATACCGAGCGGACCGAGTACGGCGGCAGCAATGCCCTGCCGCCGAGCAAGTTGGAAAAAGATCCCTGGCTGAAACGGCTGTACGCCGGCTACGCCTTCAGCATCGAATATCGTGAAGCTCGCGGGCACGCCTATATGCTGGGTGACCAAGAACAGACCAAACGGGTCACCGAAGTCCAACAGTCCGGCGCCTGTTTGCATTGCCACGCTTCGATCATTCCCACCTACCGCCGTATCGGTCTGGAAAAACTGGGGCAGGAAGCCACACCGGAAGCTCTGGCGGAGTCGTTTCATCAAGAAGCGGTGATGGCAGGATTTAAGGCCGTCAGTCAGTTGAACTATGAAGACGTCCATGCGGAATTAGAAAAGACGTCCGACGGGGTGGTCAAAGCCGAAGCCGGGGACCCGCATCTGGGCAACGCTCATCCGGTGTCCTGCATCGATTGCCACGATCCCGTCACGATGTCGATTCGCGTCACGCGCCCCGGGTTCCTGTTGGGCATCGACAAACTGGCCAAAAGCGATGATCCGGTTCCGCACCTGCCCAGCATCCAGCAGTGGCGCGATGCGGGCTCCAAAGGCACGTACGACCCCAATGTGCACGCTACGCGGCAGGAGATGCGATCGTTCGTATGCGGGCAGTGCCACGTCGAATATTACTGTGCAAACAAGATGACGCTGACATTCCCCTGGGGCAATGGTCTGAAGATGGAAGACCTGGAACAAGAATGGGACGAAACCGAATTCCCCGCCGATGAGCAAGGGCAGGGCGGGGGCGAGTTCTACGACTATGTGCACAAAGAAACCGGCACCAAAGTATATAAAGCCCAACATCCGGAGTTCGAATTGTGGAGCCAAGGTATCCACGCGCGAGCCGGTGTCAGCTGCAGCGATTGCCATATGCCGTATGAAAAACAAGGCGCGACCAAAGTCAGTAGCCACTGGGTCCGCAGCCCGATGTTAAACATCAACAAAGCCTGTCAGACCTGCCATCACGTTTCCGAACAGGAATTAAAGGACCGCGTCGACATCATCCAAGGACGCACGCGTTCGCTGATGGATCGAGCCGCCGTGGCAATGACCGATATGTTGGATGCGATCATCGAGGCCAAAGAAGCCGGAGCCAGCGAAGAGCAGTTGGCACCGATCCGCGAGTTGCAGCGCAAAGCGATGTGGCGGTTGGACTTTATCAGCAGTGAAAATTCGAAAGGCTTTCACGCCGATCAGGAAGCCGCTCGGATCCTCGGCGAATCCGCCGACTACAGCCGCCAAGCCCAAGCGGCATGTTATAAGCTGGACCTGTAA
- a CDS encoding ornithine cyclodeaminase family protein, which translates to MQTHEIKCRFFSQEDLLGAGCLDIRMAMEAAEQAILDFEHGDVIFPEKIVQIFNDDTQERINCLPATFKNKKICGVKWVSVFPPNPVRHGIQNLSAVIILSETERGFPIAFMEGTLCSNIRVGTMGALAAKCLARDDSRTIGFIGAGEQAKMHLIAMKTAVPSLEVCRVAAKDPAEEDVFVSEMEKLLPQMEFAKATSDLEAAVSDADIIVTATSAQAPLLKAAWMKPGAFYSHVGGWEDEYAVAKQCDKIVCDDWETVKHRTQTLSRMYKDGELTDADIHGNLVDLIAGRKAGREHAEERTYFNAVGLAYVDVGIALAMYHRASEAGLGQDLQVQHDMIFEHAPLKDWVRV; encoded by the coding sequence ATGCAAACCCACGAAATCAAGTGCCGGTTTTTCTCTCAAGAAGACCTCCTCGGTGCCGGGTGTTTGGACATTCGCATGGCCATGGAAGCGGCCGAACAAGCGATTTTGGATTTCGAACACGGCGATGTGATCTTTCCTGAAAAGATCGTGCAGATCTTTAACGACGATACGCAGGAGCGGATCAATTGCCTGCCGGCGACCTTTAAGAACAAAAAGATTTGCGGCGTGAAGTGGGTATCGGTGTTTCCGCCCAATCCGGTCCGGCATGGGATTCAGAACTTGTCGGCGGTGATCATTCTGTCGGAGACCGAACGAGGTTTTCCGATCGCGTTTATGGAAGGCACGCTGTGTTCCAACATCCGCGTGGGCACGATGGGCGCCCTGGCGGCGAAATGCTTGGCTCGCGATGACTCTCGCACGATCGGCTTCATCGGTGCGGGCGAGCAGGCCAAGATGCATCTGATCGCGATGAAGACCGCCGTGCCTTCGCTGGAAGTGTGCCGTGTGGCCGCCAAAGATCCGGCGGAAGAAGATGTGTTTGTCAGCGAGATGGAAAAGCTGTTGCCCCAGATGGAGTTCGCCAAAGCCACCTCGGACCTGGAAGCGGCGGTCAGTGATGCCGACATCATCGTCACCGCCACCAGCGCTCAGGCTCCGTTGTTGAAAGCCGCCTGGATGAAGCCCGGCGCGTTTTATAGCCACGTCGGCGGCTGGGAAGATGAGTACGCAGTGGCCAAGCAGTGCGACAAGATCGTTTGCGACGATTGGGAGACGGTCAAACATCGCACGCAAACGCTCAGCCGGATGTACAAAGACGGCGAACTGACCGACGCGGATATACACGGAAACCTGGTCGATCTGATCGCCGGCCGTAAAGCCGGTCGCGAGCACGCCGAAGAGCGGACTTATTTTAATGCCGTGGGACTGGCCTACGTGGACGTGGGGATTGCTCTGGCGATGTACCATCGCGCCAGCGAAGCCGGCTTGGGCCAGGACCTACAAGTCCAGCACGATATGATTTTTGAACACGCCCCATTAAAAGATTGGGTGCGTGTGTAA
- a CDS encoding globin: protein MIPDDLDPVTASYHRCMYGEGFLDTFYDTFLDGAPDIQEKFRNTDFTHQKLMLRESLLLMIMYSLGQTQVRDELVQLAKRHDRNHVDIPPTMYERWLESLCVAVGKHDPEFSPEMEQQWRAAMQPGIDLMVSYY from the coding sequence ATGATCCCCGACGACCTCGATCCCGTAACTGCCAGTTATCATCGCTGTATGTATGGCGAAGGTTTTTTGGATACGTTTTACGACACCTTTTTGGACGGGGCGCCGGACATCCAGGAAAAATTTCGCAACACCGATTTCACGCATCAGAAACTGATGCTCCGCGAGTCGCTGCTGTTGATGATCATGTATAGCCTGGGGCAAACCCAGGTCCGCGACGAACTGGTCCAGCTGGCCAAACGCCACGATCGCAACCACGTGGACATCCCGCCTACGATGTACGAGCGATGGCTCGAATCGTTATGCGTTGCCGTCGGGAAACATGACCCGGAATTCAGCCCCGAAATGGAACAACAATGGCGGGCCGCAATGCAGCCCGGCATCGACCTGATGGTCTCGTATTATTAG
- a CDS encoding sulfatase translates to MWSHRIVLKAVATMVVVAMWHSGAVAAPRDDVQTPNILVIVVDDLGYMDIGANNPDCFYETPHIDRLSSSGMRFTNGYAANPVCSPTRFSLMTGRYPSRADATNFFGGNRSGKFNPAPMNHFMPVEETTVANVLKEKGYATFFAGKWHLGKGDEFLPQARGFDVNMGGFHAGGPYTGSRYFAPFKNPQLKPESPAGEHLPNRLATETASFIEANKEKPFLAYLSFYSVHTPLMGRKDLVKKYRQRAASIEGQEFGEEEQVLGNNPRKVRILQKHAVYAAMVEAMDEAIGKVLKQLDASGVADNTLVVFTSDNGGLSTSEGSPTSNLPLRGGKGWIYEGGIRVPWIVRYPGVTTAGSESDQPICSIDLLPTLAAAAKIPLQHDVDGVDLRPALLGKPLDREALYWHYPHYSNQGGMPGGAIRDGDYKLVERYEDGRTHLYNLQDDIGETNDLSEQQPQRTAEMRDRLHAWYKQVDAKFLREKDGQQPWSPK, encoded by the coding sequence ATGTGGAGTCACCGAATCGTGCTGAAGGCTGTCGCGACCATGGTCGTGGTAGCGATGTGGCACAGCGGCGCCGTTGCGGCACCTCGCGACGACGTCCAAACGCCGAATATTCTGGTCATCGTCGTTGACGACTTGGGGTACATGGATATCGGAGCCAACAACCCCGATTGCTTTTATGAAACGCCCCATATCGATCGGTTGTCCAGCAGCGGGATGCGGTTCACCAACGGCTACGCCGCCAACCCTGTTTGTTCGCCGACGCGATTTAGTTTGATGACCGGCCGGTACCCATCGCGAGCCGACGCGACGAATTTCTTTGGCGGCAACCGCAGCGGCAAGTTTAATCCCGCGCCCATGAATCACTTCATGCCGGTGGAGGAAACAACGGTTGCCAACGTGTTGAAAGAGAAAGGTTACGCGACCTTCTTCGCCGGCAAATGGCACCTCGGCAAAGGCGATGAGTTCTTGCCGCAAGCACGGGGCTTTGACGTCAATATGGGAGGCTTCCATGCCGGCGGACCTTATACGGGAAGCCGATATTTTGCCCCCTTCAAAAATCCTCAGCTCAAACCCGAAAGCCCCGCAGGCGAGCACCTGCCAAATCGTTTGGCCACCGAAACGGCCTCCTTTATCGAAGCGAACAAGGAAAAACCTTTTCTGGCTTACCTCTCGTTTTACTCCGTGCACACGCCGCTGATGGGACGCAAGGATCTGGTGAAAAAGTATCGCCAGCGAGCCGCGTCGATCGAGGGGCAAGAGTTCGGCGAAGAGGAACAGGTGCTGGGAAACAATCCTCGCAAAGTCCGAATCCTGCAAAAACACGCCGTGTATGCGGCCATGGTGGAAGCCATGGATGAGGCGATTGGCAAAGTCCTCAAGCAGCTCGACGCTTCGGGCGTGGCCGATAACACGCTGGTAGTTTTCACTTCCGACAACGGCGGGCTATCGACCAGCGAAGGTTCGCCGACCAGCAATCTGCCGCTGCGTGGCGGCAAAGGGTGGATCTATGAAGGCGGTATCCGAGTGCCGTGGATCGTGCGTTATCCGGGCGTTACCACCGCAGGGTCGGAGAGTGATCAACCAATTTGTTCGATCGACCTGCTGCCGACGCTGGCCGCGGCCGCCAAGATTCCGTTGCAGCACGATGTCGACGGCGTGGATCTCCGGCCGGCATTGTTGGGCAAACCGCTGGACCGCGAAGCCTTGTATTGGCACTACCCGCACTACAGCAACCAAGGCGGGATGCCCGGCGGCGCGATTCGCGATGGTGACTACAAATTGGTCGAACGCTACGAAGACGGACGCACGCATCTGTACAACTTGCAAGACGACATCGGCGAAACCAACGATCTGTCCGAGCAACAGCCGCAGCGGACGGCCGAGATGCGAGATCGCTTGCACGCTTGGTACAAGCAAGTGGACGCCAAATTCCTGCGTGAAAAAGATGGCCAGCAACCCTGGTCGCCTAAGTAG